From the genome of Papilio machaon chromosome 1, ilPapMach1.1, whole genome shotgun sequence:
ATATCTTCCAGGATCCCAGAGTACTTGATGCAATGTTACCATATTTAGTAAGTTACCATGGAAATCCACATTCTCGAACACACACTTATGGATGGGAAAGTGAATCGGCTGTAGAGAAAGCAAGAGAACAAGTGGCAAATTTAATAGGAGCTGATCCTAAAGAAATCATATTTACATCAGGAGCCACAGAGTCTAATAATATATCTGTCAAAGGAGTGGCACATTTTTATGCACCAAGAAAAAAGCACATTGTTACTACACAGATTGTAAGTatggattaaatatttttaaggttcAGTAATCCTTCTTATGTAATGAAGaaaacttatatatattaatttgaaaactgtaatatcCTATCATCAATCCTATGAACATATGTAAGTATTCTTCAAGCAAAATATGTACTAGTCAAGAAATTGAGGTGACTATCACTCTCTTAGTTACTAATATGAAATGATTTTTGTAGGAACATAAATGTGTCCTTGATTCATGTCGTGCATTGGAGGGTGAAGGTTTCAAAATAACCTATCTACCAGTCGGACCAAATGGAATAATAAATCTACAGCAATTAGAAGAGGCCTTAACACCTGAAACAAGTCTTGTATCAATTATGActgttaataatgaaataggtaaagatataatttatcacAACTTGTAACAAAGTCTATGAAACATGTTTACATGTTAATATTATCatagcgtcggtggctcaggggttaagcacttgacttgcaatctgtagatcctgggtttgaatcccgccatgtaccaatgtgtttttcgagtttcgatttacatattacatttatccgacgttcttacggtgaaggaaacaaagatatgtgtgaagtcaaccaacctgcacttggccagcgtggttgactatggcctagtcacccctaacttagggtaggctccaagccccTTGGTGAggacttatagtgagctgatgatgatgaagttaaaagatataaagatATTCTTATTTCATGTAAATCGGTAAAATATGTTACTTATCAAAGGATGCTAATTTTTTCAGGTGTAAAACAGCCAATAGCTGATATTGGAGCTATATGCAAAAGCAAAAAAGTATTCTTTCATACTGACGCAGCTCAGGCACTTGGCAAAATACCTCTTGATgtcaataaaatgaatatagaTCTTATGTCAATATCTGGTCACAAAATTTACGGCCCTAAAGGAGTGGGTGCATTATTCATCAGACGCCGACCCAGGGTACGTGTTGAACCCTTACAAAGTGGAGGCGGTCAGGAGAGAGGAATGAGAAGCGGAACTGTACCCACTCCATTGGTAGTAGGAttaggtaagtttttttaatattacaagttttaaataagaatcaACGTCAATGACTGTCAAAAGTGCCTatctatgtaatattattttttagttgaaaataataagtgTTTAGAAATGCGAATTAACAGGCACTAACTTTTTCATCTTATAGTCTTGTTTTCAACTCCCTATcttattttacatatgtatttgaATCAAATGATTAGTATTATGCAGTTATCACATTTGCTGTGTCACCATTCAATGTTTGTTCCTTCTCTATGAAGAAAAAAGGAATTATGGAAGGATCACATGATAACCAGTAACtcgaatattaatttaatagtaaagcCACtgtgcttttatttataaggcaCATATTGATTCATTATTTTGATCCTAAAGGTGCGGCTTGTGAATTAGCACAACGAGAAATGAAATATGACCATGCTTGGATGGAGAAATTGTCTCAAAGGTTTCTAGATAAGATTTACTCCAAACTGTCCCATGTAATCAGAAATGGTGACTCCGAACTAACTTATCCTGGATGTGTAAATTTGTCATTTGCTTATGTTGAaggtaaaaactattttttttttctttttataccaGTAACTGGGATGCAATTGgagttaaaattacaaatattacatttaaaattaatttaaacttaaattggTGTAATATTTCTCTTAGCTAAGGGTATTaaaatacatcttactaatattatatatgcgaatgtttggatgtatggaagtttgttagaagatatctccagaatagTTGCATGGATCTTGccgaaatttgacatagaccTACGTCTATTTATTCTACAATATAGCCtggagaacacataggctactaattaagtttttttttattccgcgcggacggagtcacgggcgacagctagtttgtccTTTTAGTTCTTTGGTCACtatgataatattatatacttaaagATAAGTCGTCATATACTTATTGGTCATTATCAACTATTATAGTGATTACAGTCCGTaggtggttttatttatttaaattaataatttcactgATAATATTGTTgacttttaaaacacaaatcaTGAAAAGAGAATGATGTTATTGGatctttaatgttttttaagatACTACCTTTTGCACGCAACTTCGTctgtgcagaattaaaaacgaGAGAGAAAAATATCTCATGTTTGTCGAGGTTATGTTCCATTCTGTGCTAAATATCAATAAGGTATGTTGCATCATTGCGGATTTATCGAGTAAAGAGTCAAGGGACCATACATATTTCCGGGATCATAGGTATGatatgagttcttccagactgttctaCAATGATACCAATTTTGATCGCGGTCCATTAAgccattttggagataccttctaacatataatcatccatacatccaaacattcacatttataatctCTACTAGCAGCAAATGAGTGgctttgaatatatttttaatctaaat
Proteins encoded in this window:
- the LOC106719862 gene encoding cysteine desulfurase, mitochondrial; the protein is MFRIINNITQLYVNNSLKRILQQESGIVMVIQASRNLSNRVDNDKFSLKHEEIGRPLYFDAQATTPMDPRVLDAMLPYLVSYHGNPHSRTHTYGWESESAVEKAREQVANLIGADPKEIIFTSGATESNNISVKGVAHFYAPRKKHIVTTQIEHKCVLDSCRALEGEGFKITYLPVGPNGIINLQQLEEALTPETSLVSIMTVNNEIGVKQPIADIGAICKSKKVFFHTDAAQALGKIPLDVNKMNIDLMSISGHKIYGPKGVGALFIRRRPRVRVEPLQSGGGQERGMRSGTVPTPLVVGLGAACELAQREMKYDHAWMEKLSQRFLDKIYSKLSHVIRNGDSELTYPGCVNLSFAYVEGESLLMALKDVALSSGSACTSASLEPSYVLRAIGTDEDLAHSSIRFGLGRFTTMEEVEYTAEKTIRHVERLREMSPLWEMVQEGVDIKTIKWSQH